The Thiovulum sp. ES DNA window TGTTTCCAACCTACATTTTCGATTGCTCTAATAACAGCTTTTAGAATTACACCATCACCACATCCCCAACACCAGAGTGTTGGCATCTTTTCAAGTCTTAAATATTGATCGTAATTAAATGCCATCTTAGAATACCTCCTTAACTTTCTCTACAATTTCGTATGGAGAGATTGCTCTACCATTAACTTTGTATAGACCTTGAATATCAAGTCTTCCAGAAACTCTCTCAACTTCTTCAGTATATTGTCTAATGTTAAGTTCAACAACAAGAACATTTTTAACCATATCTGTATATTTTTTGATTGATTCTGCTGGAGATGGCCAAAGAGTGATTGGTCTGAATAAACCAGCTTTAATTCCATCTTTTCTTAAGTGTCTAATAGCTTCTTTTGCAGCAAGAGAAACTGAACCGTAAGCAATGATAAGAACTTCACCCTCAGCACCATTGAAATCCTCAAGTTGGAACTCTTCGTTTAACTCAAGCTCGTCTGTGTGATCCATAACTTTGTCTTCAAGTCTTTGGATAAGTTTTCTACAAGTTTCAATCTCTTCAGTTGGGAAACCTTTTGCATCATGGTGAAGACCTGTGAAGTGGTATCGGTAACCTTCAAACATTGGATTAAGAACAGCTGGTTGATCACCATCAACACCGTAAGGTCGATAATCTTCAGGATTTCCATCAAATCTTTTTCGTGGAACAATACCTTTTTTAACTTCTTCAACTGTTGGAATAACAGCTTTTCCGTGCATGTGTCCAAGAGTTTCGTCAGTTAAAACGATAACTGGTTGCATGAATCGGTCAGCAAGGTTGAATGCTCTTACAACTTCTGTATAACACTCAGCAAGGTTACCAGCACAAAGTGTAATCGATCTGTAATCACCGTGAGACGGGTTTCTACTTTGTCGAACATCACCTTGAGAAGTTCTTGTTGGAAGACCTGTTGATGGACCACCTCTCATAACATTTACAAGAACAAGTGGAACTTCAGCCATTTGAGTAAGACCTAAGTTTTCAGCTTTTAAAGAAACACCAGGACCTGAAGTAGCAGTCATAGTTCTAACACCAGACATACCAGCACCTGCTGCAGCAGCAATACCAGCGATCTCATCTTCCATTTGAATAGAAGCACCACCAGCAGCTGGTAGCAAATCAGAAATTGTGTGCATTACTTCACTTGATGGAGTAATAGGGTAACCTCCGAAGAATTTACATCCCGCATCTACCGCAGCAATTGCAGCTAAATCGTTACCAGTTGAAATTATTTCTCTAGTTTCCATTTACTCTCCTAGTTTCATGTAATTGTTTGCTTTGATAGCAGTCGCTCGTTCTTTTGCATCTTCTGTGAGTTTAGAAAACTTAAATTCACTTTTGTCTGCTACAAAAATAGCAAAGTCAGGACAGTTTAATTCACAGTCGTTACATCCGATACAGCTTTCTGGTGCGATTATTCTTACCATTGCCCCGAGTGTGCTACCGCTGTCATATTCCATTGCTAGAGTACCAGCAGGACAAACAGATACACAAATATCACAGGCTTTACATCTGCTTTCATCTACCCACACTGGAGTGTTTTCTGGAGCTTTCATTGTTGCCATTATGTTTCTCCTAAAGAAGATCAGGATTCATTTTCTACTGTCGAATCCTCTTATTTGGCATAAGATTAGCGAACTTAACTTAAAAATTTTCTTAAAGAATTGTTTCTAAATTGTTAAAAACAAGTAAATTTATAATATGAAGTTATTTATTGACGAGCTGTTTTTAGGTCAAATAAGTCGGAAAAATCCGACAATTTTTAGTCTCTTGAGAAGTCTCCGCTTTTTCCACCAGATTTTTTTTCAAGTTGAATATTAGAAATAATCATGCTTTTATCAATCGCTTTTACCATATCGTAAATTGTTAGAAGCCCAATAGAAACACCAGTGAGAGCTTCCATCTCTACTCCTGTTTTTCCTGTTATTTTTGCAGTAACAGAGAGTTTAAAACCGTTCTCTTTTTCGAGTTCTTCGACATCACAATCAACACCAGTAATATTTAGCGGATGGCACATAGGAATTAAATTGGAAGTCTCTTTTGCTCCCATAATTGCGGAAATAATTGCAGTTTGCAAAACAGGACCTTTTTTATTTTCACCGCTCACAACATTTTTAAAAGCTTCAGGGGACATTGTGATAATTCCAGTTGCTACTGCGACTCGTTTTGTCTCAATTTTTTCAGAGACATCAACCATTTTAGGCTGACCTTTTTCATTTAAGTGTGTTAAATTATCTGATGTATTCAATAACTGCATCCTCTCTTAATTTTTCAAAATATCGTTTTACAAATTTTCCTTGCTCAAGCATAAAATACTCATTTTCAACACGATTTTTCAAATCTTCAAATTTGACCTCATCGCCTTTTTCAATATCTTTAATGTAAAAAACAACAAAACCTTGCTGAGTTTGAATTGGTTGAGAAAAATCTCCTGCTTTTAAAAGACTCAAAGTAGATTTTAGTTGATCATTCATATTTTCCAAATCAAAAGTTTCATCTTTAACAAAAACACTCGGACTAAACATAAGCGGATTTGAGATTTTCTGTTGTAGCAAATCTAAACTTTGTGAAGAGTAAATTGTAACACTGTATTTCCCATTTGATACATATTTAAATCTATTTTTCTCAAAAAAATCTCTCAACTCATTTTCTAACGGAGTTCCAATTTTTCCTGCTGAAATTGTTCGGTAAAGTTTTGGTCGAATCGATTCGCTCTTTAATTTCTCTAAAAAATCACCTTTTGTAATTCCACTATTTGCCAATTGTTGAAACATCACCTCTTTTGACGGAATTCCTCTTTGTTGAATAAAATTAGAGATAAATGCTTCTAACTCACTGTTTGAAACCTCTAATCCAAATTTCTCAATCTCTCCAGCCTCTAAAATCTCACGGATGAGGTTCTCAATAACTTCACTTTTTGAAACACCAAATGTTTTAACTCGATTTTCAATGTCATAAGTTGTGATAGCTTTTCCATTCACTCGAATTGCAATACCATTTATTGTTTCCGAAAATAAGAAAGTTGAAAAAAGTAGAAATAGCAATAGTTTTTTCAATTTTTGCCTTTTTTAAAAATTATAACTACAAATCTACCAGATTTACAAAAATCAATAAAATTAAGCTGTGAGTTTTAAAAATAAGAAGTCAATATCTTTTAAGGATTTTTTGTTTGTAAATTTTTTGTGAAATAATTACCCAAAGTGGTAGAAATGAGATCAAACTAAAAAAATCAAGTTCTTTTGCCAACAAAAAAGTTAAAAAATAGTAGAGTCCAATTGTTAAGCCGATATAGAAATTTACAACTCCCTTTCCGTATCTTGAATTCTGAATTCCAATTGCTAAAATTAAAAAAACTGAAAATGCGGGAAAAAAAGAGAGTGAAATATTTGTAACAATTCGATTTCTTTTTACTTCACTTTTTAGTGAATGTTTAAAATACTCGACTGGGTTTAAGTATCCGCGATGTCGAATTCCACTTAAATCATTCAGCTTCATATTTTTAAAAAATACTTTTGATATATTCCCTTTTTGGTAGGTAAAAATAGATCCGTTCTGTAAATGCAACTGCACAATATCACTGTTGAAACGAATTGAAGCACTTTTTGCAAATATAAATTTTTCGTCATCTTCTTTATTATGCAATAGTGCTACATTTTTAAATATCTTCTCATTATCTTTCTCCTCTATTTTTTCAACAAAAAGCGACCAATCTCCAAATTTCTGTCCAAATTCCGTAGCTTTTATATTCATGATTGCTTCATGTTTTCTTTTGTCAAGAAAAACATTGTTCATTTGTAAAGCATGAGGTATTAAAACCATTGATACAAAAAGCAAAATAATTGTAATTGCGATTGCAAATTTAAGCAATATTTTTAAAAATATCTGTGGAGAAATTCCAAAAGAGAAAAAAACTACCATTTCTGAATCAAAGGAGAGTCTTGCAAATGTGAGTGTTGAACCGATAAAAAATGATAATGGCAAAACATAAAATGTTATATCTGGAAAAGCTAAAAAATATAGTTCCATCATTCCCCAAAAATTTATCTCCACAACTGCTGTTATTGTCGCAACTCGAACAAGAAAAACAAGTGATGCTATAAAAAATAGTGGCAAAAATATTGAAAATATATTTAGGAATAGATTTTTTGTGATGTAGTTTTCAACTCTTTTCAAAATGTTCTCTCTAAAACTAAGTTAAATAACTTCTCGACCTCATCGAAAAGAGTGAGAATCATAGCAAAATAGCTATCAAAATATTTCTACATTGTTATAATTTTGAAAAAGTTTTGTTTATCTTATGGAAAAGAATTTTTATATCGGAAAACTCTATTTAAAGAATTTCCTATTTGTTTGGATCGGTCTTATTCTCTTTTTTCTTACTATTGACTATATTCAAGTTGGAAAGTCTATCTCTGGTTCAAATGCAAAAATACTTTACCTCTACTACAAATCTTTGAATGCCTCATCAATTCTTTTTCCAATTTCACTCGTTTTTGCATCTATTATAACTTTTGCAAAACTAATAAAAGAGAATACCCTTGTCGCTTTTTACTCTCTTGGATATTCTGACCGAGACTTGATCTCTGTCCCTTTCTTGATTTCCACTTTTCTTGTTCTTATTTACATATTTTTACATTTTACTCCCTATGCACTTGCAGAGGAGAGAGCTGAAGCTATTAAAATTGGAGCAGACTATTACAAAGGTAGTGAAGCACTCTTTTTTAAGCACGATGTGGTCTCGAAAAGTGGGAAAGTCAAAAGCTATTACATATACTTTTCAACACTCTACCCTTTTAAAAGTAGTGCAAAAGATGTTCGACTCTTTTCAGTTCTTGACGAGAGAATATTGGAAGTGATTATGGCAGAAGATGCCTATTATAGAAATAATCGCTGGGTTTTAAAACCTGCAAAATTTCTTTACAATACTGATAATCCTGTTTTAAATGGACAAGCGATCCAAATTCGAGAGTATCCTCAGGCAACTCTTTTAAAAGGTTTCAAACCAAAAATTCTCAATAAAATTTATGAGAACAATTCAAATTTTAGACTCTATGAGATGTTTGAAGCTATGCGACTTCTTAATTTAAAAGGCTATTCAATTGATAAATTAAAAGCCTCTTTTTACTCTATTGTTGCATTTCCTTTTGTTGCACCAATTTTAATTTTATTGATTTTTATTTTAACCCCAATTAGTTCAAGATTTCAGAGCTTAAATCTTTTTATTTTTTTAGCAATTCTCTCAACACTTTTAATTTGGGGATTTTTATACACACTTTCAATGATGGCAAAAACAGGAAATCTCTACGGTGAATTAGTAATTATTCTTCCTATTTTAATTCTCTCCGCTATAACAATATATTTAAAAAGAAAAAAATAATTTGCTAAACTTTGAACAAAAATCAAAAGGTTTTTCAGTGAAAAAACTATTTCTAATTTCAATTTTTGTATCAAATATTTTTGCATTTGAATTAGTAGATTCATATATTGAAAAAGGAGAATATGATGAAGCTCTATACAATCTTTTTACAATTGCAAAAGATGAAAGCAACTTCGATTGCAGTCGCGGAGATTGTGTAACTAGAAATGATATTGAGAGTCGTGTTCAAAGAATCGCTTCAACAATTGATAATAAAAGAGGAAAAGAGGTTGTGAAAAACTTTTTTGCTGAACTCTCATCAGAAGAACAGAGGGCAATTCCAAAAGAGAGACCCCACCGTGAAATTTATACACCTCCAAAAAAGATTCAAAAAGTTGAAAAAGACGATTCTAAAACAGTAATTTCAGTTGAGTTGAACAGAGAAATCGATTACACAATTTCAAACCGAAGAGTTCATAATTTTTTACCGAGCGAACAGATTGAGAGTTCAGGAGTAGATATTGGAAAAATTACAAACGGAAAATCTTCAAAACCAAATACTTTTATTTCTCACCAATTTGCTAACGGTTTTGAATTAGGTTTAGACTCTTTTGGAAGATTTCAGGAAAATCAAAAAAGATACAAAACAGACACAAACTTCTTTTCTGCTTTTGCACAATATAATTTAAATAATCTTAAATTGGCAATCGCTTTTTCAAAATTGGAAACTTGTCAAAAAGATAGTGAGTTTCAAACAGTCTCGGCAAGTTATAAATTTTTCATCTTTAATTTGAGAGGTTTGGTTTCATCAGAAAACTATTCTCAAGTTTCTCTTGAAATTCCTACAAGGGATATTCTTATTGAAGATGATGAGTTGAGGTTTGATTTTGGATATAAAAATCGGGATTCAGATGATAGAGGATATTTCCGTGCAAATTACTTGATTTCATTTAATGTTTTTGAGGGAGTAGATTTGGATTTAGAACTTGGAACTGGATATGAAAAAGAGTTTCAAGCACTTTCCGATGAGGTTCTCTTTTTTATTATGCCGAGTTTGACTTTTTCAGAAATGCACCAAATTTCTCTTTTTGTTAAAAAGCAAGGTGAGATTTCAACATTTGGAACGAATTACAAATTCATTTTTAACAATTAAAGGCTTCCCGTTTTCACGGGAAAAAATTATCTGCCTAAAAGATAGAGAGAACGAACAATATCAATCGCACTTTTTAGTTGCGAATCTTTATATATTTTCTCTTTTGTAATGATTGAACTATTTTCATCTTCACTTTTGACCTCATCGCTGTTTTTAAAACCATCAACTTTTTCTAGTTCGCTTTCTAAATGTTTTTTAAGGTTTGCTTCTCGAACTTCAAAAGCATCATCATCTTTTTGCGGAACATCTCCAAGAAAAACCTCAATGTCTGGCACAACACCCTCTGCTTGAATTGTTCGACCACTCGGTAAATAGTATCTTGCAATCGTCAATTTAATAGCCTCTGAACCGTCTCGAGTAATTGGCCAAATCGCTTGAACACTACCCTTTCCAAAACTCTTTTCACCAATAACCACCGCTCTTTTATGATCCTGTAAAGCTCCACTAACAATCTCACTTGCTGAAGCACTACCAACATCAATTAAAACAACCATCGGAATATCTTTAAATGTTCCCCGTTTTGTAGCATTGTAAATTTTTGTCTCACTCTCATCTCGACCCTTTTGAGAAACTATTACACCTTCACTAACAAAAAGATCAACAAGTCCAACAGCTTGATCAAGTAACCCACCTGGATTTGATCGTAAATCAAGAATTAAACCTTTTTGAGAAGGTAATTTCTCTTTTAGAGCTTTTTGAACACCCTCTACAACTTTTCTATCAAAATTTGAGACTCGAACATAAAGAATATCTTCATCAATTTTTTTCACAAAAACAGACTCAATTTTAATAATATCTCGAACAATTCTTACTTTAAAAGGTTTCGCTTTTCCTTTCCGAACAATTGTAATTTCAATAGGACTTCCCACTTTGCCTCTCATGAGCGAAACAGCTTCATCAAGACTCATATCGAGAGTTGATTTATCTTCAATTTTAAGAATAATATCACCCGCTTTTAGTCCAGCACGATAAGCAGGAGTATCATCAATTGGAGCAATAATTGTTAGTGCTTTGTCTCTTAAACCAACAGTAATTCCGAGTCCGCCAAATTCTCCAGCAGTTTGAATTTTAAAATTTTTGTAATTCTCTTCAGTCAAGTAAGAGGAGTGTGCATCAAGTTCTGACATCAAACCTGAAATTGTTTTTTCAACAATCTCTTGAAATTTGAGTTCATCAACACTGTTTTCTTCAACAATGGTGATTACATTTGCAAGTTTCCGCATCGCTTCGATACGGCTGTTTCCGTCATCTGATTCTCTTTCAACAGCACCGAGAGATGTTGTTGAAACGGAATAGATGAAAAGAAAAGAGAGGGCAGAGCCAAGAAAGAAAAATCTTTTTTGCTTCACAATAAGTTCCTTTGTAAATAATCTAAGAATCCTATCATAAGAAAAACCTCTTACTTGTTGAAAAACTCTCTTTCAGCCCATACTTTTTTATAGGCTTTTGAGATAGAAATTTCATTTTCATCTTTTCGTAATCGGTGAAAAATGGCATCTTTAGAAGAGTTTGCGACCATTTCCACAGAGTAGGTTGTGAAAATAAATTGAATATTTGGTAACCACTTTCGGAGTTTTTGAACAAAAACAGTTTTTTGCACTGGATTTAGACGAAGTTCAATTTCATCAATAATAACAATTCCAACAAGTTCTGAAATGTGAGTAACAACAGGCTGATTCTCTGAAAAACGAGAGAGAAAATCTGATACAAAAAAGAGAATATATTTTTTCATAGATGGCAGAGTCTCAAAATCACTTTCAGAAATATCAACTTCGATGAGGTCTGCAATAAATTTTTTCACTTGTGAGTAATCCGAACTCTTTTTATTGTCTTGTAAATAGTGCAGAGTTCTGAACCAACCTTTTGGATTTTTAAGTGAGTAAGATTCATCAAAAAGTGATCTGTATCCATCATGATCCTCTTTAAATGAATTTGTATTTCCTCGACTTAAACCGTAGGCGAAAATATTTTTATGAAATCTCAAGCCCTCACCAAATTTAAATACCTCATCTTTACTATCTTCAATTTCAATTTCTGGAGATGAAAAAAGTTCTAAATTCTCATTTTTGAGAGTTGAAACAAGAGCTTTTAAAAATAGTGATTTTCCTTCTCCGCTATCTCCAACAATATAAATTTCTCTTTTGTCATCTAAGTCTGTAATTTCAAAATTCATACTATAAAGATTTTGGACTTTTACAGATTTAATATAAGTTGTCTCAAGTTTTCTGTCTCGTCTCTCTATGGCTAAGTCCTTTTGAAGGGATGCCAAAAGATGATGAATATCACTTATATCTTTAAGAAAAAGAGGTTTTATATTTTGAGAAATTGAGGTGCTTGAAGTAAAGAAGTTTTCACTCTTTTGAGAAAGCGGAATAATTACAAGTGAAGCTCTTTGGAAAAGTTCCTTAATGTTTAAGAGTGAAAAAACTTCAGATGCAAGTAAAACTTTATTATCAGCAATATAGTTACACCTGCCTTTTTCTACATTTTTAAAACTCTCTTCCTTAAAAACAAGTTCTAAATCGCTTTTGACAAGATGATCTTCATTAAAAGAAGAGATTTCATCAACATTCCCATTTGGTGAAATATCAATAAAATTTCTTAAAACAGGTGAAAAACTCCCGCTATCTAACTCTAATTCTGAAAGATAATCAGAAAAATCGAGTTCCGAAAATTGCGATTTAAACACTTCTATTTTCTTATTTATACTCATTTCTTCAAAATCTTTTGGTATTTCCCACAATATTGAATTGAACTTTGAACTCAAAATCTCATCTTGAAAAAGAAATCTTAAAAAATCTGGTGAAATGTAAAAAAGGTGATCTTTTTTTAAAATATGCAAAAGTAATTTATATGTTTTGCAATTTTTCGGCTCTTTGGGATTAAAAATATACTGTTTTAAATCTTCTTTTTTTATAATCATCGTTTTCTCAAAAACTTTTCTATTAAATTTTTTAATTTCGTAAAATTTTAACACGAAAAATATTTTAAAAATAAATTAAACAGACAAAATATAATGAACTAAAACTATTTATTATGTTAAAAATTGTTATTAAAAACTCTTTTTACTAGAAATTTATCCGAAAAAAGATATTATTTGGAACAAAATCCAAATTTAGGGGTGAATCTATGGAGCATTTAAATATAGCTCATCCATATTTTGGGGCATTTGTTCTATTTTTCTTGACAGCAATCGCTTTTACTGCGACGACAATTGCATCAAGATTTGTAGGACGAAAATTTGCCCGAAAAGATACTGAGAAGCTTAAACTCACTATTTATGAGTGTGGTCCAGAAGCGACTCGACAACCAAATAGAATGTCTACTCAATTCTACCTTTTCGCTTTACTCTTTATCCTATTCGATATTGAGATTATTTTCATGTTTCCGTGGGCGATTGATTTCCAACCACTTGGCTGGTTTGGTTTCGTTGAGATGATTCTTTTCATCTTATTATTAGCAATCGGATTTATTTATGCTTGGAGAAAAGGAGCGCTTGAATGGCACAGCATCAAGTAGAAGGGACTCTTCCCGTAGCACTAACAACAGTTGATAAGATTGTCAATTGGGGTCGAAGTAATTCACTTTGGGCTTTAACATACGGACTGGCATGTTGCGGAATCGAGATGATGGCAACGGGTGCAAGTAGATACGATTTTGATAGATTTGGAACAATTTTCCGAGCTTCTCCACGACAAGCTGAAGTTATGGTTGTTGCAGGAACTCTGACAAAAAAACATGCTGAATTTATTAGACGACTTTATGACCAAATGGCTGAACCAAAATGGGTTATCAGTATGGGAAGTTGTGCAAATACAGGTGGAATGTTCAACACTTATGCAACTGTTCAGGGTGTTGATAGAGTTATTCCTGTTGATATTTATCTTCCTGGTTGTGCACCACGACCTGAAACTCTTCAATATGCAGTTATGATGTTGCAAAAGAAAATTCGTCGAGAACCTGCGAATTTAAATCGAAATGTCAAACAAAAAAGGTTTGTGTAAATGAGAAAATATACACCAAAAGACGACGTCCAGAAAAAACCTTACTACTCTGATAGATTTTACAAAGCTCCTCAACTTCCAAAAGAAGATCCAAATAGCGATGAGGTCTATTCAAAAGATTTAGCAGAGCTTAAAAACTCTTTTGAAATCGGTGAAGCTTATATCCAAAGAGGTGAATTAGTTTTTTTCATTGAACACTCTAAAAATGTAGAAGTTCTTAAATTTTTAAAAGACGAATTAGATTACGGATATCTTATGGAAATGAGTGCTGTTGATTTTTTAGCGACTCGTGGAGAATTTGAAGTTTTCTATGAAATGCTTTCTGTTACTAAGAAAAAGAGAATTCGAGTGAAAACAATTTTGAAAAATGGTCAAGCTATTGAAACAGTTGAAAATCTTTTCAGAAGTGCAAACTTTGCCGAAAGAGAAATGTACGATATGTTTGGAATCCAAATCAATAATCACTCATTCCTCAAAAGAATTCTTATGCCAGAAGATTGGGA harbors:
- a CDS encoding NADH:ubiquinone oxidoreductase subunit 3 (chain A) (PFAM: NADH-ubiquinone/plastoquinone oxidoreductase, chain 3); this encodes MEHLNIAHPYFGAFVLFFLTAIAFTATTIASRFVGRKFARKDTEKLKLTIYECGPEATRQPNRMSTQFYLFALLFILFDIEIIFMFPWAIDFQPLGWFGFVEMILFILLLAIGFIYAWRKGALEWHSIK
- a CDS encoding ferredoxin, with translation MATMKAPENTPVWVDESRCKACDICVSVCPAGTLAMEYDSGSTLGAMVRIIAPESCIGCNDCELNCPDFAIFVADKSEFKFSKLTEDAKERATAIKANNYMKLGE
- a CDS encoding putative permease (PFAM: Predicted permease YjgP/YjgQ family), producing the protein MKRVENYITKNLFLNIFSIFLPLFFIASLVFLVRVATITAVVEINFWGMMELYFLAFPDITFYVLPLSFFIGSTLTFARLSFDSEMVVFFSFGISPQIFLKILLKFAIAITIILLFVSMVLIPHALQMNNVFLDKRKHEAIMNIKATEFGQKFGDWSLFVEKIEEKDNEKIFKNVALLHNKEDDEKFIFAKSASIRFNSDIVQLHLQNGSIFTYQKGNISKVFFKNMKLNDLSGIRHRGYLNPVEYFKHSLKSEVKRNRIVTNISLSFFPAFSVFLILAIGIQNSRYGKGVVNFYIGLTIGLYYFLTFLLAKELDFFSLISFLPLWVIISQKIYKQKILKRY
- a CDS encoding NADH-quinone oxidoreductase, B subunit (PFAM: NADH ubiquinone oxidoreductase, 20 Kd subunit~TIGRFAM: NADH-quinone oxidoreductase, B subunit); the protein is MAQHQVEGTLPVALTTVDKIVNWGRSNSLWALTYGLACCGIEMMATGASRYDFDRFGTIFRASPRQAEVMVVAGTLTKKHAEFIRRLYDQMAEPKWVISMGSCANTGGMFNTYATVQGVDRVIPVDIYLPGCAPRPETLQYAVMMLQKKIRREPANLNRNVKQKRFV
- a CDS encoding C-terminal processing peptidase (PFAM: Peptidase family S41; PDZ domain (Also known as DHR or GLGF)~TIGRFAM: C-terminal peptidase (prc)), with amino-acid sequence MKQKRFFFLGSALSFLFIYSVSTTSLGAVERESDDGNSRIEAMRKLANVITIVEENSVDELKFQEIVEKTISGLMSELDAHSSYLTEENYKNFKIQTAGEFGGLGITVGLRDKALTIIAPIDDTPAYRAGLKAGDIILKIEDKSTLDMSLDEAVSLMRGKVGSPIEITIVRKGKAKPFKVRIVRDIIKIESVFVKKIDEDILYVRVSNFDRKVVEGVQKALKEKLPSQKGLILDLRSNPGGLLDQAVGLVDLFVSEGVIVSQKGRDESETKIYNATKRGTFKDIPMVVLIDVGSASASEIVSGALQDHKRAVVIGEKSFGKGSVQAIWPITRDGSEAIKLTIARYYLPSGRTIQAEGVVPDIEVFLGDVPQKDDDAFEVREANLKKHLESELEKVDGFKNSDEVKSEDENSSIITKEKIYKDSQLKSAIDIVRSLYLLGR
- a CDS encoding molybdenum cofactor biosynthesis protein MoaC (PFAM: MoaC family~TIGRFAM: molybdenum cofactor biosynthesis protein MoaC) — protein: MNTSDNLTHLNEKGQPKMVDVSEKIETKRVAVATGIITMSPEAFKNVVSGENKKGPVLQTAIISAIMGAKETSNLIPMCHPLNITGVDCDVEELEKENGFKLSVTAKITGKTGVEMEALTGVSIGLLTIYDMVKAIDKSMIISNIQLEKKSGGKSGDFSRD
- a CDS encoding 2-oxoglutarate synthase, alpha subunit KorA (PFAM: domain; Transketolase, C-terminal domain), which gives rise to METREIISTGNDLAAIAAVDAGCKFFGGYPITPSSEVMHTISDLLPAAGGASIQMEDEIAGIAAAAGAGMSGVRTMTATSGPGVSLKAENLGLTQMAEVPLVLVNVMRGGPSTGLPTRTSQGDVRQSRNPSHGDYRSITLCAGNLAECYTEVVRAFNLADRFMQPVIVLTDETLGHMHGKAVIPTVEEVKKGIVPRKRFDGNPEDYRPYGVDGDQPAVLNPMFEGYRYHFTGLHHDAKGFPTEEIETCRKLIQRLEDKVMDHTDELELNEEFQLEDFNGAEGEVLIIAYGSVSLAAKEAIRHLRKDGIKAGLFRPITLWPSPAESIKKYTDMVKNVLVVELNIRQYTEEVERVSGRLDIQGLYKVNGRAISPYEIVEKVKEVF
- a CDS encoding putative permease (PFAM: Predicted permease YjgP/YjgQ family); translation: MEKNFYIGKLYLKNFLFVWIGLILFFLTIDYIQVGKSISGSNAKILYLYYKSLNASSILFPISLVFASIITFAKLIKENTLVAFYSLGYSDRDLISVPFLISTFLVLIYIFLHFTPYALAEERAEAIKIGADYYKGSEALFFKHDVVSKSGKVKSYYIYFSTLYPFKSSAKDVRLFSVLDERILEVIMAEDAYYRNNRWVLKPAKFLYNTDNPVLNGQAIQIREYPQATLLKGFKPKILNKIYENNSNFRLYEMFEAMRLLNLKGYSIDKLKASFYSIVAFPFVAPILILLIFILTPISSRFQSLNLFIFLAILSTLLIWGFLYTLSMMAKTGNLYGELVIILPILILSAITIYLKRKK
- a CDS encoding NADH/F420H2 dehydrogenase, subunit C (PFAM: Respiratory-chain NADH dehydrogenase, 30 Kd subunit~TIGRFAM: NADH (or F420H2) dehydrogenase, subunit C), with translation MRKYTPKDDVQKKPYYSDRFYKAPQLPKEDPNSDEVYSKDLAELKNSFEIGEAYIQRGELVFFIEHSKNVEVLKFLKDELDYGYLMEMSAVDFLATRGEFEVFYEMLSVTKKKRIRVKTILKNGQAIETVENLFRSANFAEREMYDMFGIQINNHSFLKRILMPEDWEGHPLLKTYPLQGDEFAQWYEVDKIFGKEARETIGAEIRDSAHIDRYDTERFSRLGHEVPRGTNIENSEPDTVQKVQEDGGVFLVKDLNKPQKTLSDKERRDR